The sequence below is a genomic window from Candidatus Baltobacteraceae bacterium.
CTCTGTCTTGACGTCCGCGTCGTGTTCCGGCTCGCGATCCTCGTCCGTCTCGTGCTCGGGCTCGACCTCGTGGGCGTGGTCGTGCTTATCGTGCGCTGAGAGGAACTTCGGCGGTCCGGTTGGCACCGCGCGCGGTGCCAAAATCATAAACATATTCTTGCCTTCGAGTTTCGGTTCGCGCTCGACGATCGCGATCGGTGTCATATCCACCGCCATCCGGTCGAGCAGCCGACGGCCGAAGGCCGTGTAGGTAATCTCGCGCCCGCGAAACATGATCGTGACTTTAACTTTGCTGCCGTCCTGCAGCAGACGTTCGGCCATGCGGGCCTTGGTCTCGTAGTCGTGAGTCTCGATTTTAGGCCGCAGCTTCACTT
It includes:
- the infC gene encoding translation initiation factor IF-3 encodes the protein MARPLRINDQIRIRQVRVIDEDGAQLGIMLTEDAQARARVSGLDLIEVSPTAQPPVCKIGDYGRLKYEQQKKDKDTRKKQKNFELKEVKLRPKIETHDYETKARMAERLLQDGSKVKVTIMFRGREITYTAFGRRLLDRMAVDMTPIAIVEREPKLEGKNMFMILAPRAVPTGPPKFLSAHDKHDHAHEVEPEHETDEDREPEHDADVKTEEPTSA